A DNA window from Coffea arabica cultivar ET-39 chromosome 6c, Coffea Arabica ET-39 HiFi, whole genome shotgun sequence contains the following coding sequences:
- the LOC113692650 gene encoding receptor-like protein 6, which yields MTSQMHFRLLLVLLLSDLYSIIDVKLASARCLSEEMDLLLQLRNNLTYDASLSTKLVSWDEQSDCCSWRGVRCDDAGHVIDLDLSSDSISGNLDDSSSLFRLQFLRRLNLAGNSFDSTQLPTGFGMLKELVYLNLSETGFAGQIPSEFSRISRLVTLDLSTFSPGYILSLKLESPNLNMLIHNLTRLRDLRLDGVDIAAAGDDWCHALSSALPDLRVLSLSYCNISGPLDSSLAKLQSLSVIKLDGNIFSSPLPDFFAEFANLTALSAGSCGLTGEAPQRIFQLPTLRTIDLSNNRELGGSLPEFPENGSLETLELSYTYFSGNLPDSIGNLKMLSSLRLFGCNFSGPIASSISSLSQLIAIDLSVNHLTGSLPSFSLSRKLSSIGLRDNKLIGKIPLEWKGLKNLTFLDLSDNSLSGELPAFLFSLPSLETLTLPNNRFSGQISELESASLSPLEQLDLSGNNLEGPIPKFVFKITGLSTLSLASNKFTGTVELVEFIELKNLFSLHLSYNKLSVGTSGSDSDFSLLPQFNSFMLASCKLQKFPFLKNQSRLNMLDLSENQITGEIPNWIWEVHDGYLPYVNLSHNHFTGLQEPYHFHTHQYLDLHSNLLIGGIPLPPRSAVYVDFSSNKFTSSLPADIGNHLSSAMNFSIANNSIVGGIPLSLCNASLLEVLDLSGNSLSSSIPSCLIEKSRSLVVLDLHGNKLSGNIPDTFPGDCKLETLDLSFNQLEGKVPESLVNCTKLTVLNLGHNRIGSSPSTP from the coding sequence ATGACATCTCAGATGCATTTCCGGCTCCTTTTGGTCCTACTTCTCTCAGATTTGTACAGCATCATTGATGTCAAGTTGGCGTCAGCCCGATGCCTGAGTGAAGAGATGGATTTGTTGCTTCAGTTGAGGAACAACCTCACGTATGACGCTTCGCTTTCTACCAAGCTGGTGAGCTGGGATGAACAGAGTGATTGCTGCAGTTGGAGAGGCGTGCGTTGTGACGATGCGGGTCATGTTATTGACCTCGACCTTAGCAGTGATTCAATCTCTGGCAATCTTGACGATTCAAGCAGTCTTTTCCGCCTCCAATTTCTCCGGAGATTGAACTTAGCTGGAAACTCCTTCGACTCTACGCAGTTGCCAACGGGGTTTGGAATGCTGAAGGAATTGGTTTACCTGAACCTGTCAGAAACAGGCTTTGCTGGGCAAATCCCGAGCGAGTTTTCACGGATTTCGAGGTTGGTAACTCTGGACCTCTCTACTTTTTCACCTGGCTACATCCTCTCGCTCAAACTTGAGAGCCCAAATCTTAATATGTTGATTCACAACCTCACAAGGCTTAGAGATCTTCGTCTTGACGGCGTAGATATTGCCGCGGCCGGGGATGATTGGTGCCATGCACTGTCATCTGCACTGCCTGATTTGCGAGTCTTGAGTTTGTCCTACTGCAATATTTCAGGCCCCCTAGATTCCTCTTTGGCAAAACTTCAGTCTCTCTCTGTTATCAAGCTGGATGGCAATATTTTTTCATCTCCACTTCCAGATTTCTTTGCAGAATTTGCCAATCTAACTGCCTTGAGTGCTGGATCGTGTGGCTTGACAGGAGAAGCTCCTCAACGGATATTCCAATTGCCAACTCTACggaccattgacttatcaaacAATAGAGAACTTGGTGGCTCTTTACCAGAATTCCCTGAAAACGGGTCCCTAGAGACTCTGGAGCTTAGCTACACTTACTTTTCGGGGAATTTACCAGATTCTATTGGCAATCTCAAAATGTTGTCCAGCTTGAGGCTTTTTGGTTGCAATTTTTCAGGGCCAATCGCTAGTTCAATATCTAGCCTTTCCCAGCTTATCGCTATCGACCTGTCCGTGAATCATTTAACCGGTTCACTCCCATCATTTAGCCTGTCCAGGAAACTTAGTTCTATAGGCCTTCGCGATAATAAATTGATTGGCAAGATTCCATTAGAATGGAAAGGCCTCAAGAATCTGACCTTTCTTGACCTGAGCGACAATTCACTTAGTGGAGAACTTCCAGCATTCCTGTTTTCTCTGCCATCACTAGAGACCTTAACACTTCCGAACAACCGTTTTTCTGGTCAGATCAGTGAATTGGAAAGCGCATCTCTATCTCCACTAGAACAACTTGACTTGAGTGGCAACAATCTTGAAGGGCCTATACCCAAGTTTGTTTTTAAAATCACTGGTCTCTCGACTCTCTCTCTTGCTTCTAATAAATTTACAGGCACGGTAGAACTGGTGGAATTTATAGAGCTCAAGAATCTTTTCAGTCTTCATCTTTCATACAATAAGCTGTCAGTTGGCACAAGCGGAAGTGACTCTGACTTTTCTTTGCTCCCCCAGTTTAATAGTTTTATGTTAGCctcttgcaagctgcaaaagtTTCCCTTTCTGAAGAACCAATCAAGATTGAATATGCTAGATCTTTCAGAAAACCAAATAACTGGTGAGATACCAAACTGGATATGGGAAGTTCATGATGGTTATCTCCCATATGTGAATCTATCTCATAACCATTTCACGGGCCTTCAAGAGCCTTACCATTTTCACACTCATCAATATCTTGATTTGCACTCGAATCTGCTTATTGGAGGCATCCCTTTACCACCGCGATCAGCTGTCTATGTGGACTTCTCAAGCAATAAATTTACTTCTTCGCTTCCAGCTGATATCGGTAATCATCTCTCATCTGCCATGAACTTCAGCATCGCAAACAACAGCATTGTTGGCGGCATTCCTCTTTCATTATGTAATGCGAGTCTTCTGGAAGTACTTGACCTGTCGGGTAATAGTTTAAGCAGCTCCATACCTTCGTGTTTGATAGAAAAGTCCAGATCCCTCGTGGTACTGGACTTACATGGAAACAAGCTAAGTGGAAATATACCCGATACATTTCCAGGGGACTGCAAGTTAGAGACATTGGACCTGAGTTTTAATCAATTAGAAGGCAAGGTTCCAGAATCTTTGGTCAACTGCACAAAGCTAACGGTATTAAACCTCGGCCACAACAGGATTGGCAGCTCACCCTCCACGCCATGA
- the LOC113694619 gene encoding uncharacterized protein, with amino-acid sequence MAADGSEEFRLVSPGIDSEGRLPRKYTGEGQGARKNISPPLEWYNLPPGTQSLALVVQDIDASDPDGPIVPWAHWVVINIPPTIKGLPEGFSGKEKEEETAAGDYAGIKEGHNDWKVPGWRGPVLPNHGHRFEFKLYALDDQLHLGNKVTKEKVMEAIEGHVLGEAVLMANF; translated from the exons atggcGGCAGATGGAAGTGAGGAATTTCGGCTGGTATCTCCCGGTATAGATAGCGAGGGAAGGCTGCCGAGAAAGTATACCGGGGAGGGGCAAGGTGCTAGGAAGAACATTTCACCCCCGCTGGAGTGGTACAATCTGCCACCGGGGACTCAGAGCTTGGCGCTGGTGGTGCAGGACATTGACGCGTCGGACCCCGATGGACCCATCGTCCCCTGGGCTCACTGGGTCGTCATAAACATACCTCCCACCATTAAGGGCTTGCCCGAAGGATTTTCggggaaagaaaaggaggaGGAGACGGCCGCCGGTGACTATGCTGGGATCAAAGAAGGTCACAATGACTGGAAAGTCCCTGGATGGCGTGGCCCCGTCTTGCCAAATCATGGACATCGTTTCGAATTCAAGCTCTATGCCTTGGACGATCAGCTGCATCTCGGGAACAAG GTGACGAAGGAGAAGGTGATGGAAGCAATCGAAGGGCACGTTCTTGGGGAGGCAGTTCTGATGGCCAATTTCTGA
- the LOC113694012 gene encoding BAG family molecular chaperone regulator 4-like, producing MMVGSNERGEGSNSVQRRDDEGQALMVKVSHGSTLVDISVPSNSTFGDLKRVIAQETGLEPQLQKLFFRGKEKEDGDLLQMAGIKDNSKLVLMEDAGDKQMNPQEINEPSEVSRGGAAVFEVRAEVDKLSEQVSALQAVVHTGNKVDERNIVYLTEMLMRQLLKLDSIEAEGEGKIQRKLEVCRVQSLVETMDTLRARNSNPFSDCTNAVSVTTNWETFDAGVADPNAPTPVPCSIKVTQEWEQFD from the exons ATGATGGTGGGTTCGAATGAGCGGGGAGAGGGCAGCAATTCTGTGCAGAGGAGAGATGATGAAGGCCAGGCGTTAATGGTCAAGGTCTCCCATGGTTCTACACTTGTCGACATCTCTGTACCCTCCAATTCTACCTTTG GGGATTTGAAGAGAGTTATTGCTCAAGAAACTGGTTTGGAGCCCCAGCTACAGAAGCTTTTCTTTagagggaaagaaaaggaagatggcGACCTTTTACAGATGGCAGGCATCAAGGATAATTCAAAGCTAGTACTCATGGAGGATGCAGGAGATAAGCAGATGAACCCTCAAGAGATAAATGAACCTAGTGAGGTATCAAGAGGAGGTGCTGCTGTATTTGAGGTTAGAGCAGAAGTTGATAAGCTATCCGAACAG GTGTCTGCCCTACAAGCAGTTGTGCATACTGGGAACAAGGTTGACGAGAGGAATATTGTTTACTTAACAGAGATGCTTATGAGACAGTTGCTGAAATTGGACAGCATTGAGGCCGAAGGAGAAGGGAAAATTCAAAGGAAGCTGGAG GTCTGCAGAGTTCAGAGCTTAGTGGAAACAATGGACACCCTCAGGGCAAGAAACTCCAACCCCTTCAGTGACTGCACTAATGCTGTATCTGTAACAACTAACTGGGAGACATTTGATGCTGGAGTAGCTGATCCTAATGCTCCAACCCCTGTGCCATGTTCCATTAAGGTGACCCAGGAGTGGGAACAATTTGACTAG
- the LOC113692649 gene encoding transcription factor bHLH140-like, giving the protein MEPMDLHPQTASREIAKEEEGAQVKVENGKPVVVIMVGAPGSGKSTFCDHVIRTSARPWVRICQDTIGNGKAGTKIACIKSASNALEEGKSVFIDRCNMDGEQRGDFLKLGNPEVEKHAVVLDLPAKLCISRSVKRTGHEGNLQGGKAAAVVNRMLQKKEFPKLAEGFTRITFCHNEKDVEAAMNTYSTLGLLDVLPSGCFGLKNPEAKVQLGIMRFLKKVDIPGKDGLVESNPQHSSDNQSAVEKDSGSRRPANDSAPSEYVHMDVKNTVSQESGSSIRTNSVYSIPTLAFPSISTADFQFNLDKASDIIVEKVEEFVSKLGNARLVLVDLSHGSKILSLVKAKAARKSIDSKKFFTFVGDITRLYSQGGMKCNVIANAANWRLKPGGGGVNAAIFSAAGPALETATKERAESLAPGKALVVPLPSTSPLSIKEGVTHVVHVLGPNMNAQRPNCLNNDYVKGCKVLGEAYSSLFEGFASILSTQGWMPKESNEKSLKSQNQIESKHHDGDQKVKREALNECMGGKKSKIFCNELKPNFSHSVDRKGNIEGRKNVESLNEFERNKNSGGFLKELKPSASHSVDRKENLDGRDDTGMNKAWGPWAQSLYQFAMHPERHRNDLREILDDVVVLDDLYPKARKHLLVLARVEGLDRLADVSKEHLPLLNTMHAVGLKWAEKLLNENESLVFRLGYHSEPSMRQLHLHVISQDFDSKHLKNKKHWNSFNTPFFRDSVDVLQEVSKHGKAIIRDDDSFRSMELRCHRCRSAHPNIPRLKTHISSCQAPFPGVMLDNGKLVFAPGRIR; this is encoded by the exons ATGGAACCAATGGACCTTCATCCCCAAACCGCTTCTCGAG agATTGCGAAAGAAGAAGAGGGAGCGCAAGTGAAAGTAGAGAATGGAAAACCGGTAGTGGTGATCATGGTTGGGGCACCTGGTAGCGGCAAGTCTACCTTCTGCGACCACGTTATCCGGACCTCTGCCCGGCCCTGGGTCCGAATCTGCCAG GACACCATTGGAAATGGCAAAGCTGGGACTAAAATTGCATGCATAAAGAGTGCCTCCAACGCATTGGAGGAGGGCAAAAGCGTATTTATTGATAGGTGCAATATGGATGGAGAGCAGCGAGGCGATTTTCTGAAGCTCGGTAATCCTGAAGTAGAGAAGCACGCAGTGGTGCTTGATCTTCCTGCAAAGCTTTGTATATCTCGGTCTGTCAAACGAACAGGCCATGAAGGAAATTTGCAAGGTGGGAAAGCAGCTGCAGTTGTGAATAGGATGCTGCAAAAGAAAGAATTTCCCAAGCTGGCTGAGGGGTTCACTCGAATTACATTTTGCCACAATGAAAAAGATGTTGAAGCTGCAATGAATACCTATAGTACACTTGGTCTTTTAGACGTCCTTCCATCGGGATGTTTTGGCCTGAAAAACCCAGAGGCCAAAGTTCAACTAGGTATAATGAGATTCCTCAAAAAGGTGGATATCCCTGGTAAAGATGGATTGGTGGAAAGTAATCCTCAGCATTCCTCTGACAATCAAAGCGCTGTAGAAAAAGACTCCGGCTCGAGAAGACCAGCAAATGATTCAGCTCCATCTGAATATGTCCATATGGACGTGAAGAACACTGTATCCCAGGAATCAGGCTCTTCCATTCGTACCAATTCTGTATATAGTATTCCAACTTTAGCATTTCCATCTATCTCTACAGCTGATTTCCAGTTCAATCTTGACAAGGCATCTGATATTATTGTTGAGAAAGTTGAAGAGTTTGTGAGTAAATTGGGCAATGCTAGACTTGTTTTGGTAGATTTGTCTCATGGTTCAAAAATATTATCCCTGGTTAAGGCTAAAGCTGCACGAAAAAGCATTGACTCGAAGAAGTTCTTCACATTCGTAGGAGATATTACTCGGCTTTATTCTCAAGGGGGTATGAAATGCAATGTAATTGCTAATGCTGCTAACTG GCGCCTAAAACCTGGAGGTGGAGGAGTAAATGCGGCTATATTTAGTGCTGCTGGTCCTGCACTTGAGACTGCAACCAAGGAAAGGGCTGAATCTCTTGCACCTGGAAAAGCTTTGGTTGTTCCTCTTCCTTCAACTTCACCGTTGTCCATTAAGGAGGGGGTAACCCATGTTGTACACGTCCTTGGACCAAATATGAATGCACAAAGACCAAACTGTCTCAACAATGACTATGTGAAGGGCTGCAAGGTTTTAGGTGAAGCTTATTCATCACTTTTTGAAGGTTTTGCTTCCATTCTAAGCACACAAGGCTGGATGCCAAAAGAAAGCAATGAAAAGTCACTGAAATCACAAAATCAGATTGAGAGTAAACATCATGATGGTGATCAGAAGGTCAAGAGAGAAGCTTTAAATGAATGCATGGGAGgcaaaaaatctaaaatcttcTGCAATGAACTTAAACCTAATTTTAGCCATTCTGTGGATAGAAAAGGCAACATAGAGGGCAGAAAGAATGTCGAATCTCTGAATGagtttgaaagaaacaaaaattccgGGGGCTTTTTGAAGGAACTTAAACCTAGTGCTAGCCATTCTgtagatagaaaagaaaacctAGACGGTAGAGATGATACAGGCATGAATAAGGCCTGGGGCCCATGGGCTCAGTCTCTTTACCAGTTTGCTATGCATCCAGAGAGGCACAGAAATGATTTGAGAGAAATTTTGGATGATGTTGTGGTGCTCGATGATCTTTATCCAAAG GCACGCAAGCATCTGTTGGTATTGGCACGAGTTGAAGGTCTTGATCGTCTTGCAGATGTAAGCAAAGAGCATCTTCCTCTATTAAACACAATGCATGCTGTTGGCTTGAAGTGGGCAGAAAAGTTGCTGAACGAGAATGAATCATTAGTATTCCGTCTGGGTTATCACTCG GAGCCTTCAATGAGACAATTGCACCTCCATGTTATTAGCCAAGATTTTGATTCAAAACATCTCAAAAACAAGAAGCATTGGAACTCATTCAACACTCCTTTCTTCCGAGATTCTGTTGACGTACTGCAGGAAGTAAGTAAACACGGTAAGGCCATAATAAGAGATGATGACAGCTTCCGCTCTATGGAGTTGCGTTGCCATAGATGTCGGAGTGCACATCCAAACATACCCCGCCTAAAAACGCATATTAGCTCTTGTCAAGCACCATTCCCGGGGGTTATGCTTGACAACGGTAAGCTAGTGTTTGCTCCAGGTAGAATTAGATAG